CACGCCGCGTTGCGCGGGGCCGTCTCGGTGCTCGGGCTAGACGTGAGCGGCGAGGTTATTACGAAGGCCCGCGCCCATGCAGAGCGCAACGGCATGGCGGGACGCTGCGACTACCGCCAAGCGGACGCCTTCGACGAACTGCGCAGGCTTGAACGCAAGGGCGACCGCTTCAATCTGGTCATTCTCGATCCACCGTCCTTCGCGCGGACGAAACAGTCTGTGCCGCAGGCACTGGCCGGGTATAAGCAGATCAATCTGCGGGCATTGAAATTGGTGAAGCCGCGCGGATTTCTGGCGACCTGCTCCTGCTCGCACCACGTGAGCGAAGATGCGTTCTGGCAGATGGTGCAGGAGGCGGCGCACGACGCGAAGCGGACGCTGCGTCTCATCGAGCGGCGTTCCCAGGCGCGCGACCATCCCGTGCTGGCGGCGATGCCGGAAACGCGCTATCTTAAATGTGTCATCGTGCAGGTGTGGTAAAGGCCGGCAGGCTGGACGGGTATCTTGCTTTCGTTTTGGCACCGTGCTACCGTTTTGCCGCTTCGCGGTCGGGGCCTGGCGGTGGAGCGAATTAGAGAGAAGGCCCGTTGAGTTGTGTGTCGTTGCGCCCGGGAATGTGACGGAAGTCTGACCAGGTCGCCTATTGATGCGCCTTCGGCTGATTCCTCCCTGTGTCGTTCTCGAGCCAAGACATCATGCTAAGGAGGACCCCGCATGGGTTCTAAAATTTACGTGGGTGGGTTGCCCTATTCCACCACCGAGCAGGAACTGAGCGAGCTCTTCTCTGCGCACGGCGCGGTTCAGTCGGCCCGGATCATCATGGACAAATTTACGGGGAAGTCGCGCGGCTTCGGCTTCGTCGAAATGACGACGGATGAAGAGGTCAAGGCGGCCATCGCGGCGCTCAACGCCACGCAACTGGGCGGGCGGACGCTGACGGTCAACGAAGCGCGTCCCCAGGAGCCTCGGGCTGGTGGCGGCGGCGGTCGAGGTGGATTCGGCGGGGGCGGCGGCCGCGACCGCTGGTAGGTTCAGTCGCACGATGACTCGACGGAGCCGCCTCCTGGCGGCCTCGTTCCTATCCTCCGGAGTTGCAGAGGTATGTTCCATCTTCTCCGTACAATGTTGCTTGCCGGGCTGCTGCTTGGCCTACACGCGTTGTCCGCCTCCGCGGCCGACGTCGTCGTGGCCGACGGCCTCTCCGTGTCACTGGAGTACACAATGTTTCTGGCCGACGGCACGAAAATGGAGTCCAACGTCGGGCAGAAGCCGCTGACCTTCGTGCAGGGCTCGCAGCATCTCGTGCCTGGCCTGGAGAGGGCTATCGAGGGGATGAAAGCCGGTGAGAAGAAGCACGTCGAGGTGCCGGCGGCGCTGGCCTACGGCGAATATGATGCCTCCAACCAGCTGCGGGTGCCCAGACAAAAAGTTCCGCCCACGGTGAAGGTTGGCGACGTGCTGGCGCGACCGTCCGGCCGCCAGCCGCTGAAAGTCGTCGAAATCACCAATGACACCGTCGTCATGGATGCCAACCATCGGCTGGCCGGTAAAAATCTCGTTTTCGACGTCAAGATCCTCAAAATCGAACCTGCATCCAAACCGTGACTGTCCGCCGTCGTGCGGATGTGGTGGAACAAACCGCGCGCGCCTATTCGGCACACGCGGAGGACTTTCTCCGTCGCTGGGGCCGGCGAACGTATAAACTGCCTCCGTTATTGCGCGACTGGCTCAAACAGCTTCCTCAAGGGTCCCTCGTCCTCGATCTGGGGTGCGGCGCCGGCCAAGATGCCCGGTATCTGGCCTCGCGGCGGCACCGTGTGGTCGGCCTCGACCGCACGAGACCATTGCTGGAGTTCGCGCGCCGGCGGGCCCATCGGCTTCCGCTCGTGCAGGCCGATATGCGCCGCTTGCCGTTTCGGGTACGATCTTTCGACGCCGTGTGGGCGGCCGCGTCTCTGATCCATCTGCCCAAACCGGCTGCACGCCGGCTTTTTCGCGATCTTGGCGCGCTAGTGCCGCCGGGTGGCTGG
Above is a genomic segment from Nitrospira sp. containing:
- a CDS encoding RNA-binding protein — translated: MGSKIYVGGLPYSTTEQELSELFSAHGAVQSARIIMDKFTGKSRGFGFVEMTTDEEVKAAIAALNATQLGGRTLTVNEARPQEPRAGGGGGRGGFGGGGGRDRW
- a CDS encoding peptidylprolyl isomerase; amino-acid sequence: MFHLLRTMLLAGLLLGLHALSASAADVVVADGLSVSLEYTMFLADGTKMESNVGQKPLTFVQGSQHLVPGLERAIEGMKAGEKKHVEVPAALAYGEYDASNQLRVPRQKVPPTVKVGDVLARPSGRQPLKVVEITNDTVVMDANHRLAGKNLVFDVKILKIEPASKP
- a CDS encoding methyltransferase domain-containing protein, giving the protein MQTVTVRRRADVVEQTARAYSAHAEDFLRRWGRRTYKLPPLLRDWLKQLPQGSLVLDLGCGAGQDARYLASRRHRVVGLDRTRPLLEFARRRAHRLPLVQADMRRLPFRVRSFDAVWAAASLIHLPKPAARRLFRDLGALVPPGGWLAATVAHGRAAGCLRRGWIPGRYFSRWSKDELARAFRRAGWEIITLKTVTGRERKGRWLNLLARRRSA